The following proteins come from a genomic window of Ailuropoda melanoleuca isolate Jingjing chromosome 2, ASM200744v2, whole genome shotgun sequence:
- the PJVK gene encoding pejvakin isoform X1, with amino-acid sequence MTFSYHINMFAAATKSFVKQVGDGGRLVPVPSLSEADKYQPLSLVVKKKRCFLFPRYKFTSTPFTLKDILLGDREISAGISSYQLLNYEDKSDVSLYGRRGNHIVNDVGINVTGSDSVAVKASFGVVTKHEVEVSTLLKEITTRKINFDHSLIRQTRSSRKAVLCVVMESIRTTRQCSLSVHAGIRGEAMRFHFMDEQNPKGRDKAIVFPAHTTIAFSVFELFIYLDGAFDLCITSVSKGGFEREETATFALLYRLRNILFERNRRVMDAISRSQLYLDDLFSDYYDKPLSMTDISLKEGTHIRVNLLNHNIPKGPCILCGMGNFKRETVYGCFQCSVDGQKYVRLHAVPCFDVWHKRMK; translated from the exons ATGACATTTTCATATCATATTAATATGTTTGCTGCTGCTACCAAGAGCTTTGTCAAGCAAGTTGGAGATGGAGGGAGATTAGTTCCTGTTCCAAGCCTCAGTGAGGCTGACAAATACCAACCTCTAAGTCTGGTGGTAAAAAAGAAGCgatgttttctctttcctagaTATAAATTTACCTCAACACCTTTTACACTGAAAGATATTCTTctaggagacagagaaatttcaGCTG gtATTTCGTCTTATCAGTTACTGAATTATGAAGATAAATCAGATGTTTCACTCTATGGAAGGCGGGGCAACCATATTGTGAATGATGTTGGGATTAATGTCACTGGATCAGATTCTGTTGCAGTAAAAGCCTCATTTGGTGTGGTAACCAAACATGAAGTGGAAGTATCAACGTTACTCAAGGAAATTACTACCCG aaaaattaattttgaccACAGCTTGATACGTCAGACAAGGAGCAGCAGAAAGGCAGTATTGTGTGTGGTCATGGAAAGCATTCGAACCACACGACAGTGCTCACTGTCTGTGCATGCTGGAATTCGCGGGGAAGCCATGCGG tttcattttatggatgaacaGAATCCCAAGGGAAGGGACAAAGCTATTGTTTTTCCAGCACACACAACCATAGCTTTCAGTGTTTTTGAACTCTTCATTTACTTGGATGGTGCCTTTG aCCTTTGTATCACTTCAGTGTCAAAAGGAGGATTTGAGAGGGAAGAAACCGCGACGTTTGCGCTGCTGTACAGATTGAGGAATATACTATTTGAGAGAA ATAGAAGAGTAATGGATGCCATTTCTCGTTCACAGCTTTACTTAGATGATCTTTTTTCTGACTACTATGACAAACCTCTCAGCATGACTGATATTTCTCTCAAAGAAGGGACTCATATCCGAGTTAACTTGCTTAATCACAACATTCCAAAAGGACCTTGCATACTCTGTGGAATGGGGAACTTTAAAAGGGAGACAGTTTATGGGTGTTTTCAGTGTTCTGTCGATGGGCAGAAGTATGTGCGACTTCATGCAGTTCCTTGTTTTGATGTCTGGCACAAGAGGATGAAATAA
- the PJVK gene encoding pejvakin isoform X2, with amino-acid sequence MESIRTTRQCSLSVHAGIRGEAMRFHFMDEQNPKGRDKAIVFPAHTTIAFSVFELFIYLDGAFDLCITSVSKGGFEREETATFALLYRLRNILFERNRRVMDAISRSQLYLDDLFSDYYDKPLSMTDISLKEGTHIRVNLLNHNIPKGPCILCGMGNFKRETVYGCFQCSVDGQKYVRLHAVPCFDVWHKRMK; translated from the exons ATGGAAAGCATTCGAACCACACGACAGTGCTCACTGTCTGTGCATGCTGGAATTCGCGGGGAAGCCATGCGG tttcattttatggatgaacaGAATCCCAAGGGAAGGGACAAAGCTATTGTTTTTCCAGCACACACAACCATAGCTTTCAGTGTTTTTGAACTCTTCATTTACTTGGATGGTGCCTTTG aCCTTTGTATCACTTCAGTGTCAAAAGGAGGATTTGAGAGGGAAGAAACCGCGACGTTTGCGCTGCTGTACAGATTGAGGAATATACTATTTGAGAGAA ATAGAAGAGTAATGGATGCCATTTCTCGTTCACAGCTTTACTTAGATGATCTTTTTTCTGACTACTATGACAAACCTCTCAGCATGACTGATATTTCTCTCAAAGAAGGGACTCATATCCGAGTTAACTTGCTTAATCACAACATTCCAAAAGGACCTTGCATACTCTGTGGAATGGGGAACTTTAAAAGGGAGACAGTTTATGGGTGTTTTCAGTGTTCTGTCGATGGGCAGAAGTATGTGCGACTTCATGCAGTTCCTTGTTTTGATGTCTGGCACAAGAGGATGAAATAA